One genomic segment of bacterium includes these proteins:
- a CDS encoding MFS transporter, translating into MRDEVSRESREDAVLASLTTRRYLLGMVFQGVWWAGYLLFPFVLAKSLHAPGALVTLAVTMDTAGMLLALYWGHLMARRGRRRWLLRGGLGGRLILLLTPLATTPVAFVALLAVVHFFGSLVYPAVNGILQANLPADRRGRVFGQGALIQNLTTAAISLAVGALLERDAGLYRAIFPVMGTSGFVYLWILSRLPRPAGDTAVDPPAGFADIFTVPRLPLGPVRWRRLAAALATPFRQALQTYREDRAYLWYEINFMIYGTAFMMLNPVVPLYFTERLDLGYAQITNARVLIASLGVAVLGPLTGRLMDRFHPVRLCTIAFAVLVLYPAALALAGRFSVLSPAAAAYLAFGVYALGMSGVNVAWHVGSISFAPPGQGGYYQGIHVTMVGVRGVVGPLAGYAVLRLLGYLEVFVAAAIFFLLASFSSVFLWRWMKRAADASGEV; encoded by the coding sequence ATGCGCGACGAAGTGTCCCGGGAATCGCGCGAGGATGCGGTCCTCGCCAGCCTCACGACCCGCCGTTACCTGCTGGGCATGGTTTTCCAGGGGGTGTGGTGGGCCGGCTACCTGCTGTTCCCCTTCGTCCTCGCCAAGTCCCTGCACGCGCCCGGAGCCCTGGTCACCCTGGCGGTGACCATGGACACCGCCGGCATGCTGTTGGCCCTGTACTGGGGACACCTGATGGCCCGCCGCGGCCGGCGGCGCTGGCTCCTGCGGGGCGGTCTCGGCGGCCGCCTGATCCTGCTGCTGACGCCCCTGGCGACCACTCCCGTCGCCTTCGTGGCGCTCCTGGCGGTCGTGCATTTCTTCGGCTCGCTGGTCTATCCCGCCGTCAACGGCATCCTGCAGGCCAACCTGCCCGCGGACAGGCGGGGGCGGGTCTTCGGCCAGGGCGCCCTGATCCAGAACCTCACGACGGCGGCGATCAGCCTCGCGGTGGGCGCCCTGCTGGAGCGGGATGCCGGGCTGTACCGCGCGATCTTCCCCGTCATGGGCACGTCGGGCTTCGTCTACCTCTGGATCCTCAGCCGCCTGCCGCGGCCCGCGGGAGATACCGCCGTGGATCCGCCGGCGGGCTTCGCCGACATCTTCACGGTGCCACGCCTGCCCCTGGGACCGGTCCGCTGGCGGAGGCTGGCGGCCGCGCTGGCGACTCCCTTCCGCCAGGCGCTGCAGACCTACCGGGAGGACCGGGCCTATCTCTGGTACGAGATCAACTTCATGATCTACGGCACGGCCTTCATGATGCTCAATCCCGTGGTGCCGCTGTACTTCACCGAACGCCTGGATCTGGGCTACGCGCAGATCACCAACGCCCGCGTCCTGATCGCCTCGCTGGGTGTGGCGGTACTGGGCCCGCTGACCGGACGCCTCATGGACCGCTTCCACCCGGTGCGTCTCTGCACGATCGCCTTCGCGGTGCTGGTCCTGTATCCGGCGGCCCTGGCCCTCGCGGGCCGGTTCTCCGTCCTGTCGCCGGCGGCGGCGGCCTATCTCGCCTTCGGCGTCTACGCCCTAGGCATGTCGGGGGTCAACGTCGCCTGGCACGTCGGATCGATCTCCTTCGCGCCGCCCGGTCAGGGGGGATACTACCAGGGCATACACGTGACCATGGTGGGCGTGCGCGGCGTGGTCGGACCGCTGGCCGGGTACGCCGTGCTGAGGCTGCTGGGCTACCTGGAGGTCTTCGTCGCGGCGGCTATCTTCTTCCTGCTGGCGTCGTTCTCGTCGGTTTTCCTGTGGCGGTGGATGAAACGAGCGGCGGACGCGTC